Proteins encoded together in one Rutidosis leptorrhynchoides isolate AG116_Rl617_1_P2 unplaced genomic scaffold, CSIRO_AGI_Rlap_v1 contig91, whole genome shotgun sequence window:
- the LOC139885261 gene encoding uncharacterized protein, translating into MLKFLSKVKIEFNALDPRTASCMEFLALCNGRKAKESNPACQVQVKRRTDDFPPQITVTFVNGVEEAFDATATPAQSIRTMILDKGEMLQTEQMFREAGEKWPVVIPDEELHQSFPGTKPRKAEEKKQ; encoded by the exons ATGTTGAAGTTCTTATCAAAGGTGAAGATCGAGTTCAACGCGTTAGACCCACGCACCGCCTCTTGTATGGAGTTCTTggccttatgcaacggaagaaaggcTAAAGAATCGAATCCAGCTTGTCAGGTTCAGGTGAAGCGCCGGACCGACGACTTCCCGCCGCAAATCACCGTCACTTTCGTCAATGGAGTCGAAGAAGCTTTCGACGCAACGGCAACCCCAGCTCAGTCCATCAGGACCATGATTCTCGACAAGGGTGAGATGCTTCAGACTGAGCAGATGTTTCGCGAAGCCGGAGAGAAATGGCCCGTCGTTATCCCCGATGAAGAGCTCCACCAATCGTTTCCAGGAACCAAG CCAAGGAAAGCTGAAGAGAAGAAGCAATGA